A portion of the Oncorhynchus nerka isolate Pitt River linkage group LG27, Oner_Uvic_2.0, whole genome shotgun sequence genome contains these proteins:
- the bri3bp gene encoding BRI3-binding protein, giving the protein MKGMKPHLILLLLFASLLCAETARSRKDSTNQNSFRRAANGFYQMLSNIFGEDNIRGLYKFFSKTTERFVHGVDSFLDTIWKMWTDLLDVMGIDASNLSHYFSPTSLTNSPARALLLVAAVLVAYWFLSLFLGGFFYLLHIVFGRFFWLARVTLFALSCLYILQKFEGDPERAVLPLCFVMAVYFMTGPVGAYWRRGGGTASLEEKINHLDTQIRLLNIRLSRVIDSLERAGEK; this is encoded by the exons ATGAAGGGAATGAAACCGCACCTCATTCTGTTGCTGCTCTTCGCGTCTTTGCTTTGTGCAGAGACGGCCAGAAGCCGGAAAGATTCCACCAACCAGAATAGTTTCAGAAGGGCGGCTAACGGATTCTACCAAATGTTAAGCAATATTTTTGGAGAGGACAACATCAGAGGTCTTTACAAG TTCTTCTCCAAGACGACGGAACGCTTTGTCCATGGTGTCGACTCTTTCCTGGACACTATTTGGAAGATGTGGACAGATCTGTTGGATGTGATGGGCATTGATG cctccaACCTGAGCCACTACTTCAGCCCAACGTCTTTGACAAACTCCCCGGCTCGTGCCCTGCTCCTAGTGGCTGCTGTGTTGGTGGCTTACTGGTTCCTCTCCCTGTTTCTGGGGGGATTCTTCTACCTGCTGCACATCGTATTTGGCCGCTTCTTCTGGCTGGCCCGAGTTACACTCTTTGCCCTCTCTTGCCTGTATATCTTGCAGAAGTTTGAGGGGGACCCCGAGCGTgctgtgctccctctctgcttcGTAATGGCTGTGTACTTCATGACAGGGCCTGTGGGGGCGTACTGGCGTAGAGGTGGGGGTACTGCCTCTCTGGAGGAGAAGATCAATCACCTGGACACCCAGATCCGCTTGCTCAACATCCGGCTGAGCAGGGTCATCGACAGCCTGGAGCGCGCCGGGGAGAAGTAG
- the LOC115110971 gene encoding zinc finger protein 771-like: MSKLQLLNVILKEKLTSVPLEISVAVQKTMAEYLDEIFRLKRANARLRKLLDLVFKPEIKLHRLAVLQQLSLTEEEINPEQQEWNPGLGPVESDAEESIWDSFNIITEENQTESDGESYGESELTSDYEPPSEVNADSDNSGSHKGKWDGVEKRISLSGLKPLKSKRRRGRPRKETSELPDLICDVCGKCLANERSLKRHRQSRHSKDRPYMCDTCGHCFAMNCSLRRHMKIHMEERQHGCTECGRRFFHKKSLKNHMDTHKGLVFKCDFCGKCVTTKASLKLHRRIHTGEKSHPCKECDKAFYRESDLIKHTRTHTGEKPFRCKECGRCFVEKGTLTKHMMTHTEEKPHRCNKCGRCFGLKGNLTVHMRTHTGEGVQCHMCGTHLKLASSLKRHLQTHRRNINNNALSPGSQSKRTSSSIPWCLSTEQQGELPLPTFRLCSNPTPQSEHSILPPLVSWPPHPYEGLAPTHTSQSSSLPWHPNGGTSFPQMKMTENLLLH; this comes from the exons ATGTCTAAACTACAGCTGCTTAATGTGATTCTCAAAGAAAAATTAACTTCAGTTCCTTTGGAGATATCAGTGGCAGTCCAAAAAACGATGGCAGAGTACCTAGATGAAATCTTCCGTTTGAAACGGGCGAATGCACGTCTACGAAAACTGCTGGATTTGGTTTTTAAACCAGAGATAAAGTTGCATAGATTAGCAG tcctccagcaGCTCAGTCTCACTGAAGAGGAGATTAACCCAGAGCAGCAGGAATGGAACCCTGGTCTGGGTCCAGTGGAGTCTGATGCAGAAGAGTCTATATGGGACTCTTTCAACATCATAACTGAAGAGAACCAAACAGAATCTGATGGCGAGAGCTACGGTGAGTCCGAATTAACCAGTGATTATGAGCCCCCCTCTGAAGTAAATGCAGACAGTGACAACAGTGGAAGTCATAAAGGAAAATGGGATGGAGTGGAGAAGAGAATATCACTGTCAGGGTTAAAGCCTCTTAAATCAAAGCGAAGAAGAGGACGGCCAAGAAAAGAAACCAGTGAGTTGCCTGATCTGATATGTGACGTGTGCGGGAAATGCTTGGCGAATGAGCGTAGTCTGAAAAGGCATCGGCAAAGCCGGCACAGTAAAGACAGACCATACATGTGTGACACATGTGGACACTGTTTTGCCATGAACTGCTCCCTGAGGAGGCACATGAAGAttcacatggaggagagacaacaTGGCTGCACTGAATGTGGCAGACGTTTTTTTCACAAGAAAAGCCTGAAAAATCACATGGATACTCATAAAGGGCTAGTTTTTAAATGTGatttttgtggaaaatgtgtgACGACAAAAGCAAGTCTGAAACTGCATCGGCGAATTCACACTGGGGAGAAATCGCATCCGTGCAAAGAATGTGACAAAGCCTTCTACCGTGAGTCAGACTTGATAAAGCACACGAGAACTCACACTGGGGAGAAACCATTCCGGTGCAAAGAATGTGGCAGATGCTTCGTGGAGAAGGGAACCCTGACAAAGCATATGATGACTCACACAGAGGAGAAACCACATCGCTGCAACAAATGTGGCAGATGCTTCGGTCTGAAGGGAAACCTGACAGTGCATATGAGGACCCACACAGGGGAGGGGGTTCAGTGTCATATGTGTGGAACTCACTTGAAATTAGCATCAAGTCTGAAAAGACATCTACAAACTCACAGAAGGAATATTAACAATAACGCACTCTCCCCTGGTTCCCAGTCGAAGCGTACATCCTCTTCAATACCCTGGTGCTTGTCTACGGAGCAGCAaggggaactgcccctccctaccttcaggctatgctcaaaccctacaccccaatccGAGCATtccattctgccacctctggtctcttggcccccCCATCCCTATGAGGGGCTGGCCCCCACTCATAccagtcaaagctcttctcttCCCTGGCACCCAAATGGTGGAACAAGCTTCCCCCAAATGAAAATGACTGAAAATCTACTTCTTCACTAA